A genome region from Anastrepha ludens isolate Willacy chromosome 3, idAnaLude1.1, whole genome shotgun sequence includes the following:
- the LOC128858772 gene encoding putative nuclease HARBI1, whose product MDPSVYKELLEKVIPYIEKQNTLMRDAISPDERLSVTLRYLATGESYESLKFQSYISTASLSNIIIETCEALIKVLKDFISLPKSEEEWKTVASEFYELWNFPNCLGAVDGKHVNITNHRTLEHTISTIRRLTVLF is encoded by the exons ATGGATCCTTCTGTATATAAGGAACTTTTGGAAAAGGTAATACCTtatatagaaaaacaaaacactctTATGCGAGACGCAATTTCGCCTGATGAACGTCTCTCTGTAACATTGAGGTATTTGGCAACTGGAGAGAGCtatgaaagtttgaaattccAGTCGTATATTTCAACTGCAAGTTTAAGCAACATAATTATTGAGACATGTGAAGCGTTGATTAAAGTTCTTAAAGATTTTATTTCA TTACCGAAAAGTGAAGAAGAATGGAAAACGGTAGCTTCTGAATTTTATGAACTGTGGAATTTCCCGAATTGCCTTGGCGCTGTCGATGGAAAACATGTAAACATCACGAACCACCGCACTCTGGAGCATACTATTTCAACTATAAGAAGACTTACAGTATTGTTTTGA